From the Prunus dulcis chromosome 4, ALMONDv2, whole genome shotgun sequence genome, one window contains:
- the LOC117624458 gene encoding receptor-like protein kinase THESEUS 1, translated as MVKMKLVKLVPLVLALVLLMSLRSSASFTPIDNYLIACGSSKSITFQGRTFVPDTQQSSLVLKSANSVVASSNSTVPSPIYQFARVFEAAASYKFKIQQEGRHWVRLYFYPLTSPGQNLESAQLTVVADNFVLLTNFTFKNYNGSYLFKEYAINVTSDTLTLTLIPSNNSVAFVNAIEVVSIPDALLPDQAYAVNPSAPFSSLSDLSLQTVYRLNMGGPLITAQNDTLGRTWENDMKYLHVDSSAVNVSVNPASIKYPQAVTAEIAPNWVYATAEAMGNANVPNVNFNITWVLTVDPNFLYLVRVHFCDIVSKALNSLVFNVFVNSDNVLSSLDLSSITGDLGVPYYKDFVSNSSAGTLTVSVGPDSMADITNAILNGLEVMKISNELGSLDGSLSVGNILPSSPSKKNNIGIIVGSAVGAASVMAIIGLFYCCLAFRKSKSTNQGTWLPLPLYGNSQTMTKMSTTSQKSNTASCISLVSSNLGRFFMFQEILDATNKFDESLLLGVGGFGRVYQGTLEDGTKVAVKRGNPRSEQGLAEFRTEIEMLSKLRHRHLVSLIGYCDERSEMILVYEYMANGPLRSHLYGTDLPTLSWKLRLEICIGAAKGLHYLHTGAAQSIIHRDVKTTNILLDENFVAKVADFGLSKTGPALDQTHVSTAVKGSFGYLDPEYFRRQQLTEKSDVYSFGVVLMEVLCTRPALNPVLPREQVNIAEWAMTWQKKGMLDQIMDPNLVGKVNPASLKKFGETAEKCLAEYGVDRPSMGDVLWNLEYALQLEETSSALMEPEDNSTNHIPGIQLTPLEPFDNSVSMIDGGHSGTDEDAEDAATSAVFSQLVNPRGR; from the coding sequence ATGGTGAAGATGAAACTAGTAAAGTTGGTACCTTTGGTTCTTGCTCTTGTATTGCTTATGAGTCTTAGATCATCTGCTTCATTCACTCCTATCGATAACTACTTAATTGCTTGCGGCTCTTCGAAAAGTATCACATTTCAAGGTCGAACCTTTGTTCCTGATACACAACAATCTTCCCTTGTACTAAAAAGTGCAAATTCTGTAGTTGCTAGCTCCAATTCTACTGTCCCTTCTCCAATTTACCAATTTGCTCGAGTTTTCGAGGCAGCAGCTTCttacaaattcaaaatccaGCAAGAAGGCCGGCATTGGGTCCGCCTTTATTTTTACCCTCTTACAAGTCCTGGCCAAAACTTGGAGTCTGCTCAATTAACTGTGGTTGCTGATAATTTTGTACTCTTGACCAACTTCACTTTCAAGAACTATAATGGTTCTTATCTGTTCAAGGAGTATGCAATCAATGTAACTTCAGATACCTTGACTCTCACCCTCATTCCTTCAAACAATTCAGTTGCTTTTGTTAATGCAATTGAAGTTGTATCTATCCCGGATGCACTGCTCCCTGACCAGGCATATGCTGTGAATCCATCCGCTCCTTTTAGTAGCCTTTCTGACCTTTCCCTTCAAACAGTTTACCGGTTAAACATGGGGGGTCCTTTGATCACTGCTCAAAACGATACCCTTGGAAGAACTTGGGAGAATGATATGAAATACCTTCATGTGGACAGTTCTGCAGTGAATGTATCAGTCAACCCTGCGAGCATTAAATATCCACAGGCTGTCACAGCCGAAATCGCACCAAATTGGGTCTATGCGACTGCCGAAGCCATGGGAAATGCAAATGTGCCCAATGTGAACTTCAACATAACTTGGGTCCTTACGGTTGATCCAAATTTCTTGTATCTTGTTCGGGTGCATTTCTGTGATATTGTCAGCAAGGCTCTGAATAGTCTTGTTTTCAATGTTTTCGTGAATTCTGACAATGTGCTCTCGAGTCTTGACCTCTCTTCCATTACTGGTGACTTGGGTGTGCCTTATTACAAAGATTTTGTGTCCAACTCCTCAGCAGGAACTTTGACTGTCAGTGTTGGTCCAGATTCAATGGCGGATATCACTAATGCAATTCTGAATGGGTTGGAGGTCATGAAGATCAGCAATGAGTTGGGGAGCTTGGATGGGTCTCTATCAGTGGGGAATATCCTTCCTAGTTCACCCTCGAAGAAGAATAATATAGGAATCATAGTTGGTTCTGCTGTAGGAGCTGCATCTGTTATGGCAATTATTGGTCTCTTTTATTGCTGCTTGGCATTCCGCAAGTCAAAGAGTACTAACCAAGGGACATGGCTGCCTTTGCCTTTGTATGGAAATTCTCAAACCATGACAAAAATGTCTACAACTTCACAAAAGAGTAACACAGCAAGCTGCATTTCATTAGTTTCCTCCAATCTTGGCCGCTTCTTCATGTTCCAGGAAATTCTGGATGCAACCAACAAGTTTGATGAGAGCCTACTTCTTGGAGTTGGTGGTTTTGGTAGGGTTTACCAGGGAACACTTGAAGATGGGACAAAAGTAGCTGTTAAAAGAGGAAACCCAAGATCTGAACAAGGTCTTGCTGAATTCCGAACTGAAATTGAAATGTTATCTAAGCTCCGCCATCGCCACCTTGTGTCTCTGATTGGCTACTGTGATGAAAGGTCAGAAATGATTCTGGTCTATGAGTACATGGCCAATGGACCCCTCAGGAGCCATTTGTATGGAACAGATCTCCCAACCCTATCATGGAAGCTACGGCTCGAAATCTGCATTGGGGCTGCAAAGGGTCTCCATTATCTCCACACTGGTGCAGCTCAAAGCATAATTCACCGAGATGTGAAGACAACCAATATTCTCTTGGATGAGAACTTTGTAGCCAAAGTTGCTGATTTTGGCCTCTCAAAAACAGGTCCAGCTCTAGATCAGACCCATGTGAGTACAGCTGTTAAGGGTAGTTTTGGTTACCTTGATCCTGAATACTTTAGAAGGCAACAGCTCACGGAAAAATCAGATGTGTATTCATTTGGGGTAGTTCTAATGGAAGTTCTGTGCACAAGACCTGCTTTGAATCCTGTTCTTCCCAGGGAGCAGGTCAACATAGCAGAATGGGCGATGACCTGGCAAAAGAAGGGCATGCTAGACCAAATCATGGACCCAAATCTGGTAGGGAAGGTAAATCCAGCTTCTCTTAAGAAGTTTGGGGAGACAGCTGAGAAGTGCCTTGCTGAGTATGGTGTTGACAGGCCATCAATGGGAGATGTCTTGTGGAATCTTGAATATGCTCTTCAGCTTGAGGAAACGTCATCTGCACTCATGGAACCTGAAGATAACAGCACAAACCACATACCTGGTATCCAATTAACCCCACTTGAGCCATTTGATAACAGTGTGAGCATGATTGATGGGGGGCACTCTGGCACAGATGAAGATGCAGAAGATGCTGCCACAAGTGCTGTGTTTTCTCAGCTTGTTAATCCTCGCGGAAGATGA
- the LOC117625969 gene encoding uncharacterized protein LOC117625969, giving the protein MDFLGNKKTLIIVLLFVSAAVLAESKGTSDIKVCYGRKSRCFLKQIPCPKECPLASPTDKNAKICYLNCDSPICKAECKKRKPNCDGPGSACMDPRFIGGDGIVFYFHGKKNEYFSLVSDPNLQINARFIGLRPEGRTRDYTWIQALGLLFDSNSFSLEATKASAWDDEIDLLTFTYNGEELVIPESHLSVWQSPGNVIRVERTSSKNSVLITLPEVAEISVNVVPVTKEDDRIHNYQIPSDDCFAHLEVQFRFYGLSSNVEGVLGRTYQPDFKNPAKPGVAMPVVGGEQKYRTTSLVSADCIACVFAQSGKLDQTDSRVMDYGKLDCTGNSFGGNGIVCRK; this is encoded by the exons ATGGATTTCTTAGGCAACAAAAAGACACTGATCATTGTGCTACTCTTTGTATCTGCTGCTGTTCTAGCAGAGAGTAAGGGAACTTCAGATATCAAAGTTTGCTACGGCCGGAAAAGCCGCTGCTTTCTCAAGCAGATACCCTGCCCAAAGGAATGTCCATTGGCTTCACCAACAGACAAGAACGCTAAAATTTGCTACCTCAACTGTGACTCGCCCATATGCAAAGCTGAGTGCAAAA AGCGCAAACCTAATTGCGATGGCCCTGGATCAGCATGCATGGACCCTCGCTTCATTGGTGGAGATGGCATTGTCTTTTACTTCCACGGCAAGAAAAATGAGTACTTCAGCTTAGTTTCTGATCCCAACCTCCAAATCAATGCCCGGTTCATTGGTCTCCGCCCTGAAGGACGAACCCGGGACTATACTTGGATTCAGGCCCTCGGACTCCTTTTTGACTCTAACAGCTTCTCCCTTGAGGCCACCAAAGCATCAGCATGGGATGATGAAATTGACCTCTTGACATTCACTTACAATGGAGAGGAGCTAGTCATCCCAGAATCCCATCTCTCTGTGTGGCAATCTCCAGGCAATGTCATTAGAGTGGAGCGAACATCAAGCAAGAACAGTGTCTTAATCACTCTCCCAGAAGTTGCTGAGATTTCAGTAAATGTGGTGCCTGTGACAAAGGAAGATGACAGGATCCACAATTATCAGATACCATCAGATGACTGTTTTGCTCACCTGGAAGTACAGTTCAGATTCTATGGCCTATCCTCAAATGTTGAAGGAGTGCTTGGAAGGACTTACCAGCCAGATTTCAAGAACCCAGCAAAGCCTGGAGTAGCTATGCCAGTGGTTGGAGGTGAACAAAAGTACAGAACAACATCACTTGTCTCTGCAGATTGCATTGCTTGTGTGTTCGCTCAATCTGGGAAGCTGGACCAAACAGATTCAAGGGTGATGGATTACGGAAAGCTCGACTGTACTGGTAATTCCTTCGGCGGAAATGGAATAGTTTGCAGGAAATAA
- the LOC117626094 gene encoding phytohormone-binding protein CSBP-like, which produces MAVKEKKDQRTVGVGVEALWRAMAKDTVTVIPKIMPSIVRSIEVIEGDGGLGSVLLFNLGDHHVESKRKQTEKIVELDDSEYRFALKVLEGPALTLRNFSALTTSFQLSKIGEQETLVDMKVVYETEKEEANTGDIALQPAISYIQFLEKYVLES; this is translated from the exons ATGGCTgtcaaagagaaaaaggatCAAAGAACAGTTGGTGTTGGAGTTGAAGCCCTGTGGAGAGCTATGGCTAAGGATACAGTTACTGTTATACCAAAGATAATGCCTAGTATTGTGCGCAGTATTGAAGTGATTGAGGGAGATGGTGGCCTTGGTTCTGTTTTGCTCTTCAATCTTGGCGATC ATCATGTAGAGTCCAAGAGAAAACAGACAGAAAAGATTGTGGAACTTGACGACTCTGAGTATCGATTTGCACTGAAAGTATTGGAAGGTCCGGCGCTAACACTGCGCAATTTTTCTGCATTGACAACTTCTTTCCAACTGAGCAAAATCGGAGAGCAGGAGACCTTGGTTGATATGAAAGTGGTGTATGAGACTGAAAAAGAGGAAGCTAATACCGGAGATATAGCATTGCAGCCTGCGATTTCTTACATTCAGTTCCTGGAGAAATATGTATTGGAATCATAG
- the LOC117626406 gene encoding phytohormone-binding protein-like — MVKDIKTEAVVKVGIEALWKALVKDVRFVAPKLIPLVKNVQMLEGDGGLGTVLLSNFGSDIPKISSSKEKIVELDGSLHKIGLQVIEGGHLNLGFSSYKTTFQLTAIREQRSLVSIMITYESEVEDSGIPSTINMSSFNFIRNLESYLLNDAT, encoded by the exons ATGGTTAAGGATATTAAAACTGAAGCAGTAGTGAAAGTTGGGATTGAAGCCTTGTGGAAAGCTTTGGTAAAAGATGTGAGATTTGTGGCACCAAAACTCATCCCACTGGTCAAGAATGTACAAATGCTAGAAGGAGATGGTGGCCTTGGCACAGTCTTGCTCTCCAATTTTGGCTCTG ATATACCAAAGATAAGTTCTTCCAAGGAGAAGATTGTGGAGCTTGATGGGTCTCTGCATAAAATTGGGCTGCAAGTCATAGAAGGGGGCCATTTGAATCTTGGGTTTTCTTCATACAAAACAACTTTCCAACTTACTGCAATTCGGGAGCAGCGCAGCCTGGTCAGTATCATGATCACCTATGAGTCTGAAGTGGAGGATAGTGGCATACCGTCAACGATAAACATgtcttctttcaatttcatcagGAACCTAGAATCTTATTTGTTGAATGATGCTACCTAG
- the LOC117625936 gene encoding lysine-specific histone demethylase 1 homolog 2, with protein sequence METPGAAGSVTKRSLRKKAGLRNYDENLMDDFIEKHLGGTLKKRNRTKEDLEKETEIEAMIALSLGFPIDELLEEEKKAGVVSELGGKQQNDYIVVRNHILARWRGNVQVWLSKGQIKETVSGDYEHLISSAYDFLLYNGYINFGVAPSFVASMPEEATEGSVIIVGAGLAGLAAARQLLSLGFKVAVLEGRNRPGGRVYTQKMGQDDKFSAVDLGGSVITGIHANPLGVLARQLSIPLHKVRDKCPLYKPDGTPVDKDIDSKIEVIFNKLLDKVMELRQTMGGFGNDVSLGSVLETLRQLYGVARSTEERQLLDWHLANLEYANAGCLSNLSANYWDQDDPYEMGGDHCFLAGGNWRLIKALCEGVPIFYGKTVNTIIYGDEGVEVIAGDQVFRGDMVLCTVPLGVLKKGAIRFEPQLPPKKIAAIERLGFGLLNKVAMVFPHVFWGEDLDTFGCLNEHGHKRGEFFLFYGYHTVSGGPVLIALVAGEAAQTFESTEPSILLHRVLSVLRGIYTPKGIDVPRPIQTICTRWGGDPLSYGSYSHVRVQSSGNDYDLLAENVGNRLFFAGEATNRQHPATMHGAFLSGLREASCMYRATRRNQNNLRKVMQKNVGPSNDMLEDLFKRPDLAFGNFSFVFDPSTEDPKSVGLMRVSVGSSEDSYKQELPNNFQHSLTTPLQLYTVISREQACGLELVAGGDENRLSYLVKHFGLKLMGPSALGTVGNSLTVSIANARRGRGRNRTSAGRQ encoded by the exons ATGGAGACACCTGGTGCAGCTGGTTCTGTTACTAAGCGGTCTCTAAGGAAGAAAGCGGGTTTGCGAAATTATGATGAGAATTTGATGGATGATTTCATAGAGAAGCATTTGGGTGGTACTTTGAAGAAAAGGAATAGAACCAAGGAGGATTTGGAGAAAGAGACCGAAATTGAGGCCATGATAGCATTGTCCCTTGGATTCCCCATTGATGAGCTGCTTgaggaggaaaagaaagcTGGGGTGGTCAGTGAGTTGGGCGGGAAGCAGCAGAATGATTATATTGTTGTGAGGAATCATATTTTAGCAAGGTGGAGGGGTAATGTGCAAGTGTGGCTTTCAAAAGGACAGATTAAAGAAACTGTGAGTGGTGATTATGAGCATTTGATATCTTCAGCTTACGACTTTCTTTTGTATAATGGATACATTAATTTTGGGGTTGCACCATCATTTGTGGCTAGTATGCCAGAGGAGGCAACCGAAGGGTCTGTCATTATTGTTGGTGCGGGACTTGCTGGGCTAGCGGCTGCAAGGCAGCTTCTGTCATTGGGTTTCAAGGTGGCTGTTTTAGAAGGTAGGAATCGACCTGGTGGAAGAGTTTACACCCAAAAGATGGGGCAGGATGACAAATTTTCTGCAGTGGATCTTGGCGGCAGTGTCATTACTGGCATCCATGCTAATCCTCTTGGAGTTCTGGCCAGGCAACTTTCCATTCCGCTTCATAAGGTCAGAGATAAGTGTCCTCTGTACAAGCCCGATGGGACACCTGTTGATAAGGACATTGATTCTAAGATTGAAGTCATCTTTAATAAGTTGCTTGACAAAGTCATGGAACTCAGACAAACTATGGGTGGGTTTGGAAATGATGTATCTTTGGGTTCAGTTTTGGAGACACTGAGGCAGTTGTATGGTGTTGCTAGAAGTACCGAGGAGAGGCAACTTCTTGATTGGCATTTGGCAAATTTGGAATATGCAAATGCTGGATGTCTATCGAATCTCTCAGCTAATTATTGGGATCAGGATGATCCTTATGAGATGGGTGGGGACCACTGCTTTCTTGCTGGAGGTAATTGGAGATTGATAAAAGCATTGTGTGAAGGGGTTCCCATATTCTATGGAAAGACTGTCAATACTATTATTTATGGAGATGAAGGGGTTGAAGTTATTGCCGGGGACCAAGTGTTTCGAGGGGATATGGTCCTATGCACTGTTCCTCTTGGAGTTCTGAAAAAGGGGGCTATCAGATTTGAACCTCAGTTGCCCCCAAAAAAGATTGCAGCAATTGAAAGGTTGGGATTTGGGCTGCTGAACAAAGTAGCTATGGTTTTTCCTCATGTTTTCTGGGGAGAAGACCTGGATACTTTTGGATGTCTAAATGAACACGGCCATAAACGTGGAGAGTTCTTTCTGTTCTATGGATACCATACTGTATCTGGAGGTCCAGTTCTCATTGCACTTGTGGCTGGAGAAGCTGCACAAACATTTGAAAGCACAGAACCGTCCATATTGCTCCATAGAGTTTTAAGCGTCCTCAGAG GTATATATACTCCTAAGGGGATTGATGTGCCTCGGCCGATACAAACCATATGTACAAGATGGGGTGGTGATCCCCTTTCCTATGGTTCATATTCTCATGTTAGAGTACAGTCCTCTGGCAATGACTACGATTTACTAGCAGAAAATGTTGGAAACCGGCTGTTCTTTGCAGGTGAGGCTACAAATAGGCAACATCCTGCTACTATGCATGGGGCCTTTCTAAGTGGCCTGAGAGAGGCTTCGTGCATGTATCGCGCCACAAGACGTAACCAAAATAATCTGAGGAAAGTCATGCAAAAGAATGTTGGACCAAGCAATGATATGCTGGAAGATTTATTCAAGAGGCCCGATTTAGCATTTGGGAATTTTTCGTTTGTATTTGATCCTTCAACAGAAGACCCAAAATCAGTAGGGCTTATGAGAGTTAGTGTTGGGAGTAGTGAAGACAGTTATAAACAAGAGTTACCAAACAACTTCCAACATTCCTTAACCACACCCTTGCAGCTTTATACAGTCATATCTCGTGAGCAAGCATGTGGGTTAGAACTGGTGGCAGGAGGAGATGAAAATAGGTTATCATACTTGGTAAAACATTTTGGCTTGAAGCTGATGGGACCTAGTGCCCTGGGAACTGTAGGTAACTCCTTGACAGTTAGCATTGCCAATGCTAGAAGAGGCAGGGGAAGGAATCGCACGTCTGCTGGACGCCAGTAG